Proteins encoded together in one Nostoc sp. PCC 7524 window:
- a CDS encoding MgPME-cyclase complex family protein gives MQTYYYVLASRRFLLQEEPMEEVLKERTRHYHEQEKEIDFWLVPQPAFLEAPEMAEIKAKCPQPAAAIISTNSQFITWLKLRLEYVITGEFQAPSGTIPNPLASLAPVS, from the coding sequence ATGCAAACATACTATTACGTTTTGGCGAGCCGTCGCTTTTTACTCCAAGAAGAACCTATGGAGGAAGTGCTGAAAGAACGCACTCGTCACTACCACGAACAAGAAAAAGAGATTGATTTTTGGTTAGTACCACAACCAGCTTTTTTAGAAGCTCCTGAAATGGCGGAAATCAAAGCTAAGTGTCCTCAACCCGCAGCTGCGATTATTTCCACCAATTCCCAATTTATTACTTGGCTCAAACTGCGATTAGAATATGTCATTACCGGAGAATTTCAGGCTCCTTCTGGAACAATCCCTAATCCTTTGGCATCTCTTGCCCCAGTGTCTTGA
- a CDS encoding divergent PAP2 family protein: MQDIGEILDNRVLLVALVACFVAQALKLVIELVQHRKLNVRVLVTTGGMPSAHSALVTALAAGIGETIGWSSPDFALATVFAIIVMYDAAGVRQAAGKQARILNQMIDELFHEKPDFNQDRLKELLGHTPVQVIAGSALGITISLLARSLLAHSP; encoded by the coding sequence ATGCAGGACATAGGCGAGATTTTAGACAACCGGGTGCTGCTGGTTGCTCTGGTAGCTTGTTTTGTAGCTCAAGCATTAAAGCTAGTGATTGAGCTAGTTCAACACCGTAAACTGAATGTGCGTGTTCTAGTCACAACTGGAGGTATGCCCAGCGCCCATTCAGCTTTGGTGACAGCTCTTGCAGCTGGTATTGGAGAAACTATTGGTTGGTCATCGCCTGACTTTGCTTTGGCTACTGTTTTTGCCATTATTGTCATGTACGATGCAGCCGGTGTTCGCCAAGCAGCTGGTAAGCAAGCCCGCATCCTCAATCAAATGATTGATGAATTATTCCATGAAAAACCAGACTTTAATCAAGACCGCCTCAAAGAATTACTAGGGCATACACCTGTACAGGTAATAGCAGGTTCAGCTTTAGGGATCACAATTTCTTTGTTAGCTAGGTCTTTATTAGCCCATAGCCCATAG
- a CDS encoding SnoaL-like polyketide cyclase — translation MSATQSNGLPLWVQDRDTVIAESTDVEWRYGTAPDYARSNENLAKESTRNHLEGTLEAIVQNLVRTFEMEVSFKSNPEQWLSVVNEQFRISTNGGEEFTAADVSAQGTYNLFMADSEHYKASEESFESSAKLFHSTFPQGFPWEVLEVYSVPPTVTFKWRHWGHFQGSYKDYAPTGETVEVIGLSVAHVTDDLKIISLEHYFDNTLFLEKLTAGGKVASEVASESKGKGCPFSFLFKKSSKK, via the coding sequence ATGAGCGCAACACAATCTAACGGGCTTCCGCTTTGGGTACAAGACAGGGATACAGTTATTGCTGAAAGCACTGATGTCGAATGGCGCTATGGTACTGCTCCAGATTATGCTCGCTCTAATGAGAATCTGGCTAAAGAGAGTACACGTAATCATCTTGAGGGTACACTGGAAGCGATCGTTCAAAATTTAGTGAGAACCTTCGAGATGGAGGTATCTTTCAAATCCAACCCAGAACAGTGGTTGTCAGTTGTGAACGAGCAGTTTCGCATCAGTACCAATGGGGGAGAGGAGTTTACTGCCGCAGATGTCTCAGCCCAAGGTACTTATAATTTATTCATGGCGGATTCTGAGCATTACAAAGCCTCCGAAGAAAGCTTTGAATCTTCTGCCAAACTCTTTCATTCAACATTTCCTCAAGGTTTCCCTTGGGAAGTTTTGGAAGTGTACTCAGTCCCACCAACTGTCACCTTCAAGTGGCGGCACTGGGGACATTTTCAAGGTTCCTATAAAGACTATGCTCCTACAGGCGAGACAGTAGAAGTTATTGGCTTGAGCGTTGCCCATGTCACCGATGACTTGAAGATTATTTCCTTGGAACACTACTTTGACAACACGCTGTTTTTAGAAAAGTTAACAGCCGGTGGTAAAGTAGCAAGTGAAGTAGCGAGTGAAAGTAAAGGAAAGGGTTGCCCTTTCAGTTTTTTGTTCAAAAAATCCAGCAAGAAGTAA